From Rana temporaria chromosome 5, aRanTem1.1, whole genome shotgun sequence:
taagtgctgtaagaattctgcctaaaatctcctggtaggaagaacataaccctaaggtcaaaggatgctgtgtccgtctatgaactcagagaaatggattttacggtgagtacaaaaatccctttttctgaaCAAGGGGCAAGTTTACGGTCTTTCAAACTTTCCGGTGGGCAGACTGTAGCCATTGGGAGTAAACAATGTGTCTTTTGTATGGGGGGTGGCAAGTTTcctatcattggggtcagtgggaactGGAAGAATGGAGTCTAGTATCTGTGGGAGACAAAGGGCCCCAAGGGTCACCCAATTCTCTATAGTAGGGGCCACAGCTCATCCCAGCGGCCTTACCTTGTTGTCCAATGCTGAGATCTCCTGTTGGTTTGCTGTGGACAGCAGAAAACTGCTCATCTGGCCCTTCAGAGGATCCTCTACTTCCACATCGATGTCATAACATGCGGTCTTCTTTTGGTCAGTGGGATCCACGCTGCACAGACATCATTAACATGTGACAGATATCTGGGGAAGTGTCCCGAGATCTACAGACATTCCCAACTTTCTAAGAGAACACAATGGATGGAATGCCCGCCTGAGACGCCGCCCATGAACAACATGGAACCCCGTTACTGAACATACGTCTTGGCCTTTCCTTCCAgcgtatgaatgtgggggtcggAGGAAAGTTTCATGTAGATGTCACACAATCGTTATCGAGGtctacacatcagaccaaaactaAGGACACccgaggaggaggacaggagacaaGCCCCTCCCGATCAGAAGCAGAGAGGACTATGAGGCAAGGAACCGCATGGAAACATAACGGACTTCTACACTTTGCCTGGAGATCTCTCCCCCAACACCGTATAGGACAGTGCGGTCCCGGGCCTTGcagctgggggaggggaggattcCCAGAGAATGGAGAAAACTCACCTGATTACATGGTTTATAACGATGgggtctggaggaaggagcaagtTTGTCAGTCTTTGGGGAATCTCAGAGAACTTCAGTCGTGGACAGTCAAATATCTGGAAAAATATAGAAGAgagaaaaatgtgtcaaagaGAATTGTATTTACTAAGAGAAACCAACAAAAACACAAAAGACACACATTAAAAAAGAATGGGCTAGactcagatagcccgccgtaagtttgtgcgggcgtagcgtatctcagatacgctatggCGCCGTatcttagtgaggctggggctggattcacaaagaacgaCCTGCTGGAAATATTTGTCCCCGGGGGGAGGGACGGGGACGGGGGGGGACCGACCTGCTGGAAGTACTTGTCCCCGGGGGGAGGGACGGGGACGGGGGGACCTACCTGCTGGAAGTACTTGTCCCCGGTGATATACTCCTTGTCATGACAGTCCTGGAGTTTGTTGGTCTTGATATATTGCCAGAGGGCCTGGATGATGATCGCTCGGGTCTGGGTGTGGATTCCCAGCAGACGGGCGAGACGCGGGTCCAACTTGAACTGCGGTGGCtgtgaggagaagaaggagatagGAAGTCACCAGAATATTTTGGATTTGGGTACAGAGGTGAATACAGAGGTAGGTACAGAGGAGGTTACAGAGGAGAGTACAGAGGAGGTTACAGAGGAGAGTACAGAGGTAGGTACAGAGGAGGGTACAGAGGAGAGTACAGAGGTGGGTAcagaggagggtacagaggtgggtacagaggtgggtacagaggtgggtacagaggagggtacagaggtgggtacagaggagggtacagaggtgggtacagaggagggtacagaggtaggTACAGAGGAGAGTACAGAGGTGGGTAcagaggagggtacagaggtgggtacagaggagggtacagaggtgggtacagaggagggtacagaggtaggTACAGAGGAGAGTACAGAGGTGGGTACAGAGGTGGGTAcagaggagggtacagaggtgggtgcagaggagggtacagaggtgggtagaggtgggtgcagaggaagGTACAGAGGTAGGTACAGAGGAGGGTACTATAATATGTGATGTGGGGACACATCGGGGTGACAGAAGGATTACCTGGTAGTCCAGCATCAGCAGTAAAGTGCAGCGCACACTGACATCTCCGGGGCGCTTCACCTGGAAGCCGTCCGTCTCCTGAGTgctcggggttctgtgccactgAAAGGAAAAGCCCATCACCAGAGGGACACCCCAGCACACTTCACCCCCCCCAGACAGGGGACCCCCCCAggggacacacccccccccacaggggaCACACCCCCCAGACAGGCGACACATGGGACACTCCCCCCCCAGACAGGTGACACATGGGACACTCCCCCCCAGACAGGTGACACAtgggacactcccccccccagacAGGTGACACATGGGACACTCCCCCCCAGACAGGTGACACATGGGACACTCCCCCCCAGACAGGTGACACATGGGACACTCCCCCCCAGACAGGTGACACATGGGACACTCCTCCCCAGACAGGTGACACATGGGACACTCCCCCCCAGACAGGTGACACATGGGACACTCCCCCCCCAGACAGGTGACACATGGGACACTCCCCCCCAGACAGGCGACACATGGGACACTCCCCCCCAGACAGGTGACACATGGGACACTCCCCCCCCAGACAGGTGACACATGGGACACTCCCCCCCAGACAGGTGACACATGGGACACTCCCCCCCAGACAGGTGACACATGGGACACTCCCCCCCAGACAGGTGACACATGGGACACTCCCCCCCAGACAGGTGACACGTGGGACACTCCCCCCCCAGACAGGTGACACATGGGACACTCCCCCCCAGACAGGTGACACGTGGGACACTCCCCCCCAGACAGGTGACACGTGGGACACTCCCCCCCAGACAGGTGACACGTGGGACACTCCTCCCCAGACAGGTGACACGTGGGACACCCCCCCCAGACAGGTGACACTCCCCCCCAGACAGGTGACACATGGGACACTCCCCCCCCAGACAGGTGACACATGGGACACCCCCCCCAGACAGGTGACACATGGGACACTCCCCCCAGACAGGTGACACATGGGACACTCCCCCCCAGACAGGTGACACGTGGGACACTCACCTCTACCAGGTGATTGTCAGGTCCATATAAATCTTTATCCAACTCAATCACCAAACTTTTAAAGAAGGAGGAGAACTTCCTCTTCATCTTGCTGGGCTGAGAACAGAAACATCCAGAGAATCAGCCAATCAGAGATTGTtctgtgacccctcccccccaagcCTTTGTAATGACTGACCAATGGGAGATGTTCCATGTGACCTCTGAAAGAAGATTCCTCCAATAGGACGGAGGACACTCCCTATTATACTTTGTCACATGACGTCCCAATGGTCTACCAgtgttttcccctccccctttcaccCGGGACACAAAACTTTCCATCTTCTCTGGAACACCTCGGAGTCTCCTGAGAACACCTCGGAGTCTCCTAAGAACACCTCAGAGTCTCCTAAGAACACCTCGGAGTCTAAGAACACCTCGAAGTCTCCTAAGAACACCTCGGAGTCTCCTAAGAACACCTCGAAGTCTCCCAAGAACACCTCGGAGTCTCCCAAGAACACCGAGGAGTCTTCCAAGAACACCGAGGAGTCTTCCAAGAACACAGAGGAGTCTTCCAAGAACACCTCGGAGTCTCCTAAGAACACCTCGGAGTCTCCTAAGAACACCTCAGAGTCTCCTAAGAACACCTCGGAGTCTAAGAACACCTCGGAGTCTCCTAAGAACACCTCGGAGTCTTCCAAGAACACCTCGGAGTCTAAGAACACCTCGGAGTCTCCTAAGAACACCTCGGAGTCTTCCAAGAACACCTCGGAGTCCTCCAACatccactctaatgccgcgtacagacgatcagaaatTTCGAAAAGAAAACGGTGGATTCTTTTCAGACGGAATGTCGGCTGAAACTTGTCTCGCATACACACGGGCACAAatattgtcagaaattccgaacgccatgAACGTCATGACGCACAAGACGTACGCCGATGACGTTGTGACGCACAAGACGTACGCGATGACGCACGAGACGTACGCCGATGACGTTGTGACGCACAAGACGTACCCCGGTGACGTTGTGACGCACAAGACGTACCCCGGTGACGTCGTGACGCACGAGAAGTACgccggcactagaaaagggaagttccataccagtcgtgttagtagaagtttggtgagagacgattcgtgtttTTCAGTCGGTCGCAGCGAGGCGAATGTGCGCTCTTCATTACGAACgcgagttttaccagaccgagcgattCCGTCtagtacttgattctgagcatgcgtggaattgtctacacgcggtcggattttgttgtcggaaaatttaacAAGCAGCTCTCAGATTTTTGTAGTCGGAAATTCcgtcagcaaatgtccgatggagcgtacacacggttggaaagcTCCCATGGAACATTTGTTGTGGGAAATTGTGAGCGCGTGTAAGTGGCATTAGCGGTTATCATTCGATCGCTCCGATCCGTCACCCTCCATCCTTCAGAAGAAATAATGTAACGgacctatgtatatatatatatatatgtattccgccgggacatcgataatcatCATACAGAGGGACATACGAAGGACAGAATGGCTCGTTACCATTGGATGTACCAGATTGTATTCTGAGCCCAAAGGGTTAATTGtgactctttcactgctgaatgtccTCTCCTCCAGCTAATTGTCTCTCTTTTGTGTATTGTACTCAGGGTGggcgctaggcataggcaagtcaggcggctgcctagagcgccagggtagTGGGAGCGGCAAAATCCGGATCATTAAAATATCTCCTGGACCGAAATCTAGAAAAAAACTTCCCTTTGCTGTACAGTCCAGCAACCACTCCGCTctgatgtgtccccccccccgccctccgctctgatgtgtcccccccccccccgccctccgctctgatgtgtcccccccccccgccctccgctctgatgtgtccccccccctctgcccTGATGTCATGTGTCCAGCAACCACTCAGCCCTCCGCTCTgatgtgtaccccccccccccctctgccctgATGTCATGTGTCCAGCAACCACTCAGCCCTCCGCTctgatgtgtccccccccccgccctctgCCCTGATGTCATGTGTCCAGCAACCACTCAGCCCTCCGCTctgatgtgtccccccccccgccctccgctctgatgtgtcccccccccccctccctctctgccctGATGTCATGTGTCCAGCAACCACTCCGCCCTCCGCTctgatgtgtcccccccccccgccctccgctctgatgtgtcccccccccctctctgccctgATGTCATGTGTCCAGCAACCACTCAGCCCTACGCTctgatgtgtccccccccctctctgccctgATGTCATGTGTCCAGCAACCACTCAGCCCTCCGCTctgatgtgtccccccccccgccctccgctctgatgtgtccccccccccctctctgccctgATGTCATGTGTCCAGCAACCACTCAGCCCTCCGCTctgatgtgtccccccccccgccctccgctctgatgtgtccccccccccctccctctctgccctGATGTCATGTGTCCAGCAACCACTCCGCCCTCCGCTctgatgtgtccccccccccccgccctccgctctgatgtgtccccccccctctctgccctgATGTCATGTGTCCAGCAACCACTCAGCCCTCCGCTctgatgtgtccccccccctctctgccctgATGTCATGTGTCCAGCAACCACTCAGCCCTCCGCTCTgatgtgtaccccccccccccctctgccctgATGTCATGTGTCCAGCAACCACTCAGCCCTCCGCTCTgatgtgtacccccccccccccctctgccctgATGTCATGTGTCCAGCAACCACTCAGCCCTCCGCTCTgatgtgtaccccccccccccctctgccctgATGTCATGTGTCCAGCAACCACTCAGCCCTCCGCTCTgatgtgtacccccccccccccctctgccctgATGTCATGTGTCCAGCAACCACTCCGCCCTCCGCTctgatgtgtccccccccccccgccctccgctctgatgtgtcccccccccctctgccctgATGTCATGTGTCCAGCAACCACTCAGCCCTCCGCTCTgatgtgtaccccccccccccctctgccctgATGTCATGTGTCCAGCAACCACTCAGCCCTCCGCTCTgatgtgtacccccccccccctctgccctgATGTCATGTGTCCAGCAACCACTCAGCCCTCCGCTCTgatgtgtacccccccccctctctgccctgATGTCATGTGTCCAGCAACCACTCAGCCCTCCGCTctgatgtgtcccccccccccgccctccgctctgatgtgtcccccccccctctctgccctgATGTCATGTGTCCAGCAACCACTCCGCCCTCCGCTctgatgtgtccccccccccccctctgccctgATGTCATGTGTCCAGCAACCACTCCGCCCTCCGCTCTgatgtgtacccccccccctctctgccctgATGTCATGTGTCCAGCAACCACTCCGCCCTCCGCTCTgatgtgtacccccccccctctgccctgATGTCATGTGTCCAGCAACCACTCCGCCCTCCGCTctgatgtgtcccccccccccgccctccgctctgatgtgtcccccccccccctctgccctgATGTCATGTGTCCAGCAACCACTCAGCCCTCCGCTctgatgtgtccccccccctctctgccctgATGTCATGTGTCCAGCAACCACTCCGCCCTCCGCTCTGATGtgtaccccccccctctctgccctgATGTCATGTGTCCAGCAACCACTCCGCCCTCCGCTCTgatgtgtaccccccccccctctgccctgATGTCATGTGTCCAGCAACCACTCCGCCCTCCGCTctgatgtgtcccccccccccgccctccgctctgatgtgtcccccccccccctctgccctgATGTCATGTGTCCAGCAACCACTCAGCCCTCCGCTctgatgtgtcccccccccctctctgccctgATGTCATGTGTCCAGCAACCACTCAGCCCTCCGCTCTgatgtgtaccccccccccccctctctgccctgATGTCATGTGTCCAGCAACCACTCCGCCCTCCGCTctgatgtgtcccccccccctctctgccctgATGTCATGTGTCCAGCAACCACTCAGCCCTCCGCTCTgatgtgtacccccccccctctctgccctgATGTCATGTGTCCAGCAACCACTCCGCCCTCCGCTCTGATGtgtaccccccccctctctgccctgATGTCATGTGTCCAGCAACCACTCAGCCCTCCGCTctgatgtgtccccccccccctctctgccctgATGTCATGTGTCCAGCAACCACTCCGCCCTCCGCTctgatgtgtcccccccccttctctgcccTGATGTCATGTGTCCAGCAACCACTCAGCCCTCCGCTCTGATGtgtaccccccccctctctgccctgATGTCATGTGTCCAGCAACCACTCCGCCCTCCGCTctgatgtgtcccccccccctctctgccctgATGTCATGTGTCCAGCAACCACTCAGCCCTCCGCTCTgatgtgtacccccccccctctctgccctgATGTCATGTGTCCAGCAACCACTCCGCCCTCCGCTctgatgtgtcccccccccttctctgcccTGATGTCATGTGTCCAGCAACCACTCAGCCCTCCGCTctgatgtgtccccccccccctctctgccctgATGTCATGTGTCCAGCAACCACTCCGCCCTCCGCTCTGATGtgtaccccccccctctctgccctgATGTCATGTGTCCAGCAACCACTCCGCCCTCCGCTCTGATGtgtaccccccccctctctgccctgATGTCATGTGTCCAGCAACCACTCCGCCCTCCGCTctgatgtgtccccccccccgccctccgctctgatgtgtcccccccccttctctgcccTGATGTCATGTGTCCAGCAACCACTCAGCCCTCCGCTctgatgtgtcccccccccctctctgccctgATGTCATGTGTCCAGCAACCACTCCGCCCTCCGCTctgatgtgtccccccccccttctctgcccTGATGTCATGTGTCCAGCAACCACTCAGCCCTCCGCTCTGATGtgtaccccccccctctctgccctgATGTCATGTGTCCAGCAACCACTCCGCCCTCCGCTCTGATGTGTCCCCCCCCCGCCCTCCGCTctgatgtgtcccccccccttctctgcccTGATGTCATGTGTCCAGCAACCACTCAGCCCTCCGCTCTGATGtgtaccccccccctctctgccctgATGTCATGTGTCCAGTAACCACTCCGCCCTCCGCTctgatgtgtccccccccccccgccctccgctctgatgtgtacccccccccctctccgctcTGATGTCATGTGTCCAGCAACCACTCCGCCCTCCGCTCTGATGtgtaccccccccctctctgccctgATGTCATGTGTCCAGCAACCACTCCGCCCTCCGCTCTGATGTGTACCCCCCCCTCCGCTCTGATGTGTACCCCCCCCTCCGCTCTgatgtgtacccccccccctctctgccctgATGTCATGTGTCCAGCAACCACTCAGCCCTCCGCTCTGATGtgtaccccccccctctctgccctgATGTCATGTGTCCAGCAACCACTCCGCCCTCCGCTCTGATGTGTACCCCCCCCTCCGCTCTgatgtgtacccccccccccgctctgatgtgtaccccccccccccctctctgccctgATGTCATGTGTCCAGCAACCACTCAGCCCTCCGCTctgatgtgtcccccccccctctctgccctgATGTCATGTGTCCAGCAACCACTCAGCCCTCCGCTctgatgtgtccccccccccccgccctgatgtgtaccccccccctctctgccctgATGTCATGTGTCCAGCAACCACTCCGCCCTCCGCTCTGATGTGTACCCCCCCCTCCGCTCTgatgtgtacccccccccccgctctgatgtgtaccccccccccccccctctctgccctgATGTCATGTGTCCAGCAACCACTCAGCCCTCCGCTctgatgtgtccccccccccctctctgccctgATGTCATGTGTCCAGCAACCACTCAGCCCTCCGCTctgatgtgtcccccccccccgccctccgcTCTGATGTCATGTGTCCAGCAACCACTCAGCCCTCCGCTCTGATGTGTACCCCCCGCCCCCTCTGCCCTGATGTCGTCATGtgtccagcaaccccccccccaagggcGCGCTCCGATGTGTGTCCAGCAACCCGTTCTGAGATGTGTTCAGGCAGCAGCTCAGCATGCCCCCCTCCCCGTCTGACCTGATGTCCAGCACCAAGGCCACTCTCCCTCTGCTGTAGTGTCTTGTGTCCTCCATGTCCCCTCCAGGCCATGTCACTAGCACTGAGTAGTGCATGCATCGTGGGATATAGCGTGGGATATAGGGTGGGATATAGGGTGGGATACAGCGTGGGATACAGCGTGGGATACAGCGTGGGATACAGCGTGGGATACAGCGTGGGATACAGCGTGGGATACAGCGTGGGATATAGCGTGGGATATAGCGTGGGATATAGGGTGGGATATAGCGTGGGATACAGCGTGGGATATAGGGTGGGATACAGCGTGGGATACAGCGTGGGATACAGCGTGGGATATAGCGTGGGATATAGGGTGGGATATAGCGTGGGATACAGCGTGGGATACAGGGTGGGATATAGCGTGGGATATAGGGTGGGATATAGCGTGGGATATAGCGTGGGATATAGCGTGGGATATAGCGTGGGATATAGCGTGGGATACAGCGTGGGATATAGGGTGGGATACAGCGTGGGATATAGGGTGGGATATAGCGTGGGATATAGCGTGGGATATAGCGTGGGATACAGCGTGGGATACAGCGTGGGATACAGCGTGGGATATAGCGTGGGATATAGCGTGGGATACAGCGTGGGATATAGCGTGGGATATAGCGTGGGATACAGCGTGGGATACAGCGTGGGATACAGCGTGGGATACAGCGTGGGATATAGCGTGGGATATAGCGTGGGATATAGGGTGGGATATAGCGTGGGATACAGCGTGGGATATAGGGTGGGATATAGCGTGGGATACAGCGTGGGATATAGCGTGGGATATAGGGTGGGATATAGCGTGGGATATAGCGTGGGATATAGCGTGGGATATAGCGTGGGATACAGCGTGGGATATAGGGTGGGATACAGCGTGGGATATAGCGTGGGATACAGCGTGGGATACAGCGTGGGATATAGGGTGGGATATAGCGTGGGATATAGCGTGGGATACAGCGTGGGATACAGCGTGGGATACAGCGTGGGATACAGCGTGGGATATAGCGTGGGATATAGCGTGGGATACAGCGTGGGATATAGCGTGGGATACAGCGTGGGATACAGCGTGGGATATAGCGTGGGATACAGCGTGGGATACAGCGTGGGATATAGCGTGGGATACAGCGTGGGATACAGCGTGGGATACAGCGTGGGATACAGCGTGGGATACAGCGTGGGATACAGCGTGGGATACAGCGTGGGATATAGCGTGGGATACAGCGTGGGATATAGCGTGGGATACAGCGTGGGATATAGCGTGGGATATAGCGTGGGATACAGCGTGGGATACAGCGTGGGATATAGCGTGGGATACAGCGTGGGATACAGCGTGGGATACAGCGTGGGATATAGCGTGGCGGCAGCTCTCTGGGCACCGATAGATGCAGCAGTTCACCTTGTCAGAAGTTTTCTGAGCTGCTGTGGTGAGTAAAAACGTGCTTTCTCTCTCTGAGCTAATGAGATTGTATTAGACAATTACATGGCGTGTATCAGTGTATGTATattgactgtcccccccccccagggtgcattaaccacttaagccccggaccaatatgctgcctaaagacccaaggtgtttttacagttcgggactgcgtcgctttaacagacaattgcgcggtcgtgcgacgtggctcccaaacaaaattggcgtccttttttccccacaaatagagctttcttttggtggtatttgatcacctctgcggtttttattttttgcgctataaacaaaaatagagcgacaattttgaaaaaaattcaatattttttacttttttctataataaatatcccccaaaaacatataaaaaaacatttttccctcagtttaggccgatacgtattcttctacctattattggtaaacaagatcgcaataagcgtttatcgattggtttgcacaaaatttatagcgtttacaaaataggggatcgttttattgcagtagtagtagtaaaaaaaaatttttttactactaatggcggcgatcagcgatttttttcgtgactgcgacattacggcggacacttcggacaattttgacacatttttgggaccattgtcattttcacagcaaaaaatgcatttaaattgcactgattactgtgaaaatgacagttgcagtttgggagttaaccacagggggcgctgtagggggttagggttcacctagtgtgtgtttacaactgtaggggggtgtggctgtaggactgacatcatcgatcgagtctcccttataaaggggatcactcaatcgatgcgccgccatagtgaagcacggggaagctgtgtttacatacggctctcccagttcttcagctccggggaccaatcgcgacggagcggctagaaacgaatagccgcgccgtcgtcccggatcgctccccgagggaacccgaccgccgcatgtaccggggggggtcccgatcggaccccccacccactagaaggcaaggacgtacatgtacgccaatgtgcctgtacgtgccatactgtggacgtacatttacatgcggcggtcgggaaggggttaattagcagtggtgaagcagcattgatgggcacatgtgagaggacatttgatgggcacatgtgagactgcattgatgggcactgggtgaggctgtatttaatgggcacaggtaagatagcatttcatgggcacaggtgaggctacattgattggcattggtgaagcggcattgatgagcactggtgaagcagcattgatgggcacaggtgaggctgtatttgatgggcacaggtgaggctataTTTGATGTGCacaggtgagatggcatttgatgggcactggtgaagcgacattgatgggcgctgggtgaggctgtatataatgggcacaggtgagatagcatttgatgggtacatgaGGGTTAATTAATTGGCactggtgaagcagcattgatgggcattgggtgaggctgtatttaatgGGTACAGGTGAGCACAGGGCcgatgctaccactaggcagcctagggcacccggccactggtgtttctACTCTCTTCCCTTTGCAGAAAGCAACGAAGTCTCAGCATCATCAGGCAGCCGCCTCTCCGTTCACAGAtcgtgtcagaggcgcagcgccTGGTGGAGGGCTGTGTCCTGACTCCAGaattaatggaagcaagcaaacattcattgatgggctctggtgaggctgtgtttgatgggctctggtgaggctgcgtttgatgggctctggtgaggctgcgtttgatgggctctggtgaggctgcgtttgatgggcacttcattagaaaggtggggtatacatgggcaggtcaAAGGGTGTGGGattaggggtggagccaagggggcggcaaaattaggtttcgcctagggtgtcaaaaatccttgcaccagccctgattgTACTACAAGTTAGCAGTCTCATGTCaggtgtattgaattagcatatcAATTATGTTCAGAAGAACTTGTCAAGCCTTGTGGTGCCGAAATGGCTAGATGCTGATGGGattatctgtgagtgtgtattattctaaaggttaattgaattctactGATAAAGGAAGGTGTCTGGTCAGGTCATGTTAAATGTAGCTCAAggggatgtcattatttaaaagtatctgtattgaagcccctccccccctgtgtgaggagggggcggagagtttcattgttcctgtaacagcttgtaacagATATAAACCAGGTGAATGTACCATTAAATCAGTCTACTTtacccttcaaaacgtagccccgtctcgttcttgaaagggcattcGATGGGATTATTATTCTGCTATTTTTACAGCtgaacctgactctctctctggatctcgtggatgggatataccggctttacttgcatatcgcaacttgccagggaaaaggacttctccaacggctgataccctctcactacttgggtagccgttacaaataTCACTTACGTCATCCAGCAATTTTCCTTCGACACGTAACTCCCATGAGGCAATGCTTCCATCCGAATCGTCCGCGTCCGGCTTGGCGGGATTGAACGTATTTGAAATGTAAAGTCGTAGTTTGCGTTTTTGCtgtgagagaaaagatccgaTCGTCTCATCAGACACTCCATGTACTCTctgtacaccccctccccctccattgtACAACCCCCGAGTATTCCC
This genomic window contains:
- the SMARCD3 gene encoding SWI/SNF-related matrix-associated actin-dependent regulator of chromatin subfamily D member 3 isoform X4, with amino-acid sequence MERKRPGMPSGARMPHQGAPMGPPGPPFGGSPSVRPGIPPTVMEPTRKRSAPTQVQQNTPPQGRSRSAKRRKMADKILPQRIRELVPESQAYMDLLAFERKLDQTIMRKRVDIQEALKRPMKVRGPLTQKRKLRLYISNTFNPAKPDADDSDGSIASWELRVEGKLLDDPSKMKRKFSSFFKSLVIELDKDLYGPDNHLVEWHRTPSTQETDGFQVKRPGDVSVRCTLLLMLDYQPPQFKLDPRLARLLGIHTQTRAIIIQALWQYIKTNKLQDCHDKEYITGDKYFQQIFDCPRLKFSEIPQRLTNLLLPPDPIVINHVISVDPTDQKKTACYDIDVEVEDPLKGQMSSFLLSTANQQEISALDNKIHETIESINQLKIQRDFMLSFSRDPKGYIQDWLLSQSRDLKIMTDVVGNPEQERRADFYQEPWSQEAVSRYFYCKIQQRRQELEQSLGVRNT
- the SMARCD3 gene encoding SWI/SNF-related matrix-associated actin-dependent regulator of chromatin subfamily D member 3 isoform X1; translated protein: MTMAADEAAGAARRATKSKLFEFLVHGVRPGMPSGARMPHQGAPMGPPGPPFGGSPSVRPGIPPTVMEPTRKRSAPTQVQQNTPPQGRSRSAKRRKMADKILPQRIRELVPESQAYMDLLAFERKLDQTIMRKRVDIQEALKRPMKQKRKLRLYISNTFNPAKPDADDSDGSIASWELRVEGKLLDDPSKMKRKFSSFFKSLVIELDKDLYGPDNHLVEWHRTPSTQETDGFQVKRPGDVSVRCTLLLMLDYQPPQFKLDPRLARLLGIHTQTRAIIIQALWQYIKTNKLQDCHDKEYITGDKYFQQIFDCPRLKFSEIPQRLTNLLLPPDPIVINHVISVDPTDQKKTACYDIDVEVEDPLKGQMSSFLLSTANQQEISALDNKIHETIESINQLKIQRDFMLSFSRDPKGYIQDWLLSQSRDLKIMTDVVGNPEQERRADFYQEPWSQEAVSRYFYCKIQQRRQELEQSLGVRNT